Proteins found in one Choristoneura fumiferana chromosome 16, NRCan_CFum_1, whole genome shotgun sequence genomic segment:
- the LOC141436593 gene encoding uncharacterized protein gives MAPGPRPPAAVAAPEPDYALSLSPCDRALASEDLAPMDDDMGLQEQPNLAKDSQEMEQILNDLNSSDLGQADILQALKTLETGDMLSTGDPDSIFPLSGFDMAETADSEGDLTEEKMRQTQIRLERRCAFLQRRMRMLQAKILGKRVSEEVAHTFDKAMRGARKDGGGRPMGMKAFVKKIETTAALQASASSRSVVGPKYYKAGTSTGDASRSASIGIPSGTLAGLEDTAGALRSHVSAIKHALDSDATASSSGAESNDEAVVYNNPLQQHMPIEKRALWSWQRARASIASRWCWLQAQVQELEYKIRQHNDLHKQVREAKGPVQFEGEPPQPQPSAYEGLLPGAREFPEGPESETCARHRPLRRETFKKRKLLQMHNLHIATNKAAKPADIHCSCSYPAESCAVCTGRASPTQPQPPPPPPPPAGLARIDPGYHPVLSDLKDVPRSSHMSALCSLRWFRARVCSSCRGAHSAPPPRAHKPPPPRSRPSRPADQPVSTTTTTTTTTTTTRAHSAPPPRAHKPPPPRLAPKPPRRPTSEYHHHHHHHHHHHHHLTAARTRRRRRARTSRRRRASRPSRPADQPVTTTTTTTTTTTTTTLPRRALGAAAARAQAAAAAPRAQAAPPTNHEYHHHHHHHHHTPPYRGAHSAPPPRAHKPPPPRLAPSRPADQPPPPPRLAPKPPRRPTVSTTTTTTTTTTPPPYRGAHSAPPPRAHKPPPPRLAPKPPRRPTSEYHHHHHHHPPPPPPYRGAHSAPPPRAHKPPPPRLAPKPPRRPTRLKRGRPPLSRKIKERKQSEETVTSTHDRSRGRTSTESRARAASFDIDNIVIPQSVAASTRPEILHYKEIQTPKWRVMEMSDIRLNNGVSKSRRMSLESEEEDVSDVAVHARHARSEARERGRYLGQRRSRRDQSLAAPPPPPPPPPPPSPSPPAHETVRPYSPRRFPLPEDTYVDMLASMPLGYRPTSPDPLPPTIEEYEQEHEIIEDEDSPLSPLSPAAFEGDDPDDVEWDPSSEKAERRKSGFR, from the exons ATGGCGCCGGGCCCCCGGCCGCCCGCAGCCGTGGCCGCGCCGGAGCCCGACTACGCCCTGTCGCTCTCGCCGTGCGACCGGGCGCTCGCGTCCGAAGATCTCGCTCCCATGGACGACGACATGGGGCTCCAGGAGCAGCCTAACCTGGCTAAAGACTCCCAGGAGATGGAGCAGATCCTTAATGATCTGAACAGCTCCGATCTAGGGCAAGCAGACATCCTGCAAGCCCTTAAAACATTGGAGACTGGTGATATGCTATCCACTGGGGACCCTGACTCCATTTTTCCTCTATCTGGCTTTGATATGGCCGAGACTGCAGACTCTGAAGGGGATCTAACAGAGGAGAAAATGAGACAGACTCAGATCCGTTTGGAACGCAGATGTGCATTTTTACAAAGAAGAATGAGGATGTTACAAGCTAAGATTCTTGGTAAAAGAGTATCTGAAGAGGTAGCTCATACTTTTGATAAGGCTATGCGTGGTGCTCGTAAAGATGGAGGTGGAAGACCCATGGGGATGAAAGcttttgtaaagaaaattgaAACTACAGCTGCATTACAAGCCAGTGCTTCCTCTCGGTCAGTTGTTGGTCCAAAATACTACAAAGCAGGAACATCTACTGGGGATGCATCACGGTCTGCATCTATAGGGATACCATCAGGAACTCTTGCAGGCCTAGAGGATACAGCAGGAGCCCTTCGTTCTCATGTTTCTGCCATCAAACATGCCCTGGACTCCGATGCCACTGCATCATCTTCTGGTGCAGAGAGTAATGATGAAGCTGTGGTTTACAACAATCCTCTTCAACAACATATGCCTAT tgAGAAGCGTGCATTGTGGTCCTGGCAGCGCGCCCGCGCGTCCATCGCGTCCCGCTGGTGCTGGCTACAGGCACAGGTCCAAGAGTTGGAGTATAAGATTCGACAGCATAACGACCTGCACAAACAG GTCCGCGAAGCCAAAGGCCCGGTGCAGTTCGAGGGCGAGCCTCCGCAACCGCAGCCGTCTGCCTACGAAGGCCTACTGCCGGGGGCGCGGGAGTTTCCCGAGGGCCCGGAGTCCGAAACCTGCGCCCGCCACCGTCCGCTGCGACGCGAGACGTTCAAGAAGAGGAAACTGCTGCAGATGCATAATCTGCACATTGCTACCAATAAGGCTGCGAAACCGGCTGATATTCA CTGCAGCTGCTCGTACCCGGCGGAGAGCTGCGCGGTGTGCACGGGCCGCGCGTCGCCCACGCagccgcagccgccgccgccgccgccgccgcccgccggccTGGCGCGCATCGACCCCGGCTACCATCCAGTGCTGAGCGACCTCAAAG ACGTGCCTCGTTCTTCGCACATGTCGGCGCTGTGCTCGCTGCGCTGGTTCCGCGCGCGCGTCTGCTCGTCGTGCCGCGGCGCGCActcggcgccgccgccgcgcgcgcacaagccgccgccgccgcgctcgcgCCCAAGCCGCCCCGCCGACCAACCAGTGagtaccaccaccaccaccaccaccaccaccaccaccacgcgCGCGCActcggcgccgccgccgcgcgcgcacaagccgccgccgccgcgcctcgCGCCCAAGCCGCCCCGCCGACCAACCAGTGagtaccaccaccaccaccaccaccaccaccaccaccaccaccaccttaCCGCGGCGCGCActcggcgccgccgccgcgcgcgcacaagccgccgccgccgcgcctcgCGCCCAAGCCGCCCCGCCGACCAACCAGtgaccaccaccaccaccaccaccaccaccaccaccaccaccaccttaCCGCGGCGCGCActcggcgccgccgccgcgcgcgcacaagccgccgccgccgcgcctcgCGCCCAAGCCGCCCCGCCGACCAACCA TGagtaccaccaccaccaccaccaccaccaccacacaccaCCTTACCGCGGCGCGCActcggcgccgccgccgcgcgcgcacaagccgccgccgccgcgcctcgCGCCAAGCCGCCCCGCCGACCAACCA ccgccgccgccgcgcctcgCGCCCAAGCCGCCCCGCCGACCAACAGTGagtaccaccaccaccaccaccaccaccaccacaccaccaccTTACCGCGGCGCGCActcggcgccgccgccgcgcgcgcacaagccgccgccgccgcgcctcgCGCCCAAGCCGCCCCGCCGACCAACCAGTGagtaccaccaccaccaccaccaccacccaccaccaccaccaccttaCCGCGGCGCGCActcggcgccgccgccgcgcgcgcacaagccgccgccgccgcgcctcgCGCCCAAGCCGCCCCGCCGACCAACCA GATTGAAAAGAGGACGACCGCCTTTATCTAGAAAAATTAAAGAGAGGAAACAATCAGAAGAAACTGTTACTTCTACTCATGACAG AAGCCGCGGCCGGACGAGCACGGAGtcccgcgcgcgcgccgcgtccTTCGACATCGACAACATCGTGATACCGCAGAGCGTCGCCGCCAGCACAAGGCCTGAGATACTGCACTACAAAGAGATACAGACACCCAA GTGGCGAGTGATGGAGATGTCAGACATACGCCTCAACAATGGTGTGTCTAAGTCGAGACGGATGTCCCTCGAGAGCGAG GAAGAAGACGTGTCAGACGTGGCGGTGCACGCCCGGCACGCGCGGAGCGAGGCGCGCGAGCGGGGACGCTACCTCGGCCAGCGCCGCTCGCGCCGCGACCAGAgcctcgccgcgccgccgcccccgcccccgccgccaccgccgccctCGCCCTCGCCGCCCGCGCACGAG ACGGTGCGACCATACTCGCCGCGCCGCTTCCCCCTCCCGGAAGACACGTACGTAGACATGCTCGCGAGCATGCCTTTAGGGTACCGCCCTACCAGCCCGGACCCCTTACCTCCCACCATCGAGGAATACGAACAAGAGCACGAAATCATCGAGGATGAAGACAGTCCGCTCTCACCTTTATCCCCGGCTGCCTTCGAGGGAGACGACCCGGACGACGTCGAGTGGGATCCTAGTAGTGAGAAGGCTGAGAGGCGGAAAAGCGGGTTTAGGTGA